The region AAATCACAAGCCACACAGTCTGCACTCAGACGAGCAAcaccacaccgaaccgaaccgaaccgatccgtCGGGCGgtttaaaatggaatgaatcTCAACCTGCCACTTACGCAAattcaaccaaaccaccacgacACCAGGCGACTGGTGctgtgtggctgctgctgctgttatgtCCCTCGGTGGAATAAATGAACACCAGAGTCTAAAGGGGGGGACGAAGAGCAAAGTGAGGTGGCTACGATTGGCGAGATCCGTTCCGGTGAGtttcggatgcggatgcgatGAAGGAAAATCACACCggcaaacaaaccgcaacTCCCTgtcctccatcaccatcacgctcTGCGAGGAAAATCAGGGAACAATCCATTCACAGACAGTCCTGTTTCGCCCTGTGGGCGccttcgtgctgctgccgctgctgctgctactcctacCGCTCGCCAGCTCCACGAATCCGACCAATCATTATAAAATCCGAGCGACACCgagcaccatcgccaccaccaccgtcatcgctGCCTATCCTAAgccagggaaaaagggaaataaaaggCCGGGAAAAGTGGGAAAGCGCGAGCACGCGCCACCGCTGGCCACAAGGGTGAAAGAGAACGCACTCGCTGCGAGATTTTGAGGGATTTTCCGTCAATAGCGCGCGCATttgcaaccaccaaccaacggcaGGGTATAGGACGCTCGGTCGGTCCACGAGGACGACACAATAGGACGAACCGAGCAGAATAACGTCATTGTAGTTGCATCCCTTTCCGCAAACGGGAGCAATCTGCAGCAACTGGTGAAAACCGCAGCATGCCGTGACGAACCTCCGAGAGTTTCATTCTTCGCCAGGGAGACCAACTTACAGTGAATGGCTGGGAAAGTAGAACCAGATTTTCGTATTTCTGGTCTCGAGTATCACGAATTGTATTCTAATTTATTGTTGGAAAGaagttttaatttttacaaGCAATTTGACGATCGGAAGTTGCAAGCTTTATTCCTTAAAGCATTCAAAACGATTACTAACATTTAATGATAGTTTGTGTTAGCAGGGATCTTTGGAGATTTGTCCTTAGaatatttttgatttttcaaaaaatactgaagcaaatttaattaaaaaaaaaaagataattttCTTCTTTAGGCCATCACTGTCGCTGGATCATCACCTTCCATTTACGAGAGGAACAGAGTGGGAAAGGCATCGACAGGATACACGCTGTGAGCATTAGTGGTTGagatatgtttttttcccctgccTGCCTTGTGCGACGGATTGAGAAGAATCTGTTCGCACTCGTCGAAACTGATCCTTCCGAATATCTTCACCATGCACGAGCGTAACCGGCGTAACCGGTGTACGGTCGTAGCCGTGCCTTCCATCAGATAGGATCACACACTGGCGGCTTTTCGAAAATTGTTAAGCcgcttccagcagcatcctggccACGTGgtaggaaaaagggggagctGCGTTGTCAGGAACGCATATCAATGAtgacgttgatggtgatggtgatgatgaggaggacgtCGCATGACAATCATCTCCTCATGGAGCTGCGTATTCCTTCTTCCGGTCGGCTTATTGTCAGCGAGTGGTGCATCGACGCGCCATTCGCTGTACTTCCGCAACGGAAGAGAACGAGTGCATAATGTTTCGAAAATTCCGTTCAGTAGTAATGGTTACAACAAAACGGGGACTGGAATAAAAGAAATCCGTCACAATCACGCAAAATGTGAGataagaaaatcatttttatgttgtgAGCGATATGATTGTAAAGAAATTTTACCAATTCTTTCTAGCACCGAATCAAGATGTTTTGAAGACTCCTTCTTCTTGAGCTTGTCGTTCATTAATTTAAAGTCACTTCTGCAACTTGATGCGCTAATTTTaaaccatcaacaccaacacggCTACTACAAGCGGTCCTCCAATTTCCGGCGAAGGCGTTGACGTCGACTTTGTCCAAACCCTGGCCAGCAGGCTCAATGTAAATCAAGCATCTCAgcggatgatttatgatctcCTCCGTCGCTATGTTCTTCAGTTTGTCCGCGCATCGGGGAGAGTctgatgcttttcttttcccttttttcgaagCCAATAAATCTCCCGTGCCCAATGGCACGTGACGCAATGTTTGTGGTGGCCGCGAAACACTAGCGTAAAGTTGTCCAATTCCCGACCGTGTCCTTTTTCAATCGTTAATTACTGCCGAGCTACTCCCGAGGTGGAACAGTTCAGGACTGGTACTCTTGTTTTTTTAAGTTGTTTTCAAGCAGTAAACCCTTTTTTGGTAGCGATTCGAGAGTCACAAAAAATGGTCAAATAAATAATGCTGCTAAAGGATTTTCGTAGCggatttttcccatttcgttGCATTTCATTGTGAAGCGAAAAGGCGCAACGTCCACTATGCAAGAGTTACATTTCATCCAGCAATCGCTGCATGTTTTCTAGTAAATTAAGCAGAGCCCCGTCGTGGCCACGAGGCACAAATGGATTATCTTGCACAACAGGAGACAGAGGAGAGATCGAATGACCGTTCGTAAAAATCCGACGATGTTCGTCGATGTCCTTGCAGTTCGGTCTCATAATAACGaatttttatcaaattaatcttcctcaaaagtttagtgaaaattgttgtcttacttttaaatcaattaaccATGATTGATGCAACGTCACGAATAACGCGACCGTTTCACTTGCTCTTCTTCCACGTGGTGTCCGCAATCGAATACAAGCATCACGTTTCACACCTAGgcttcttttttcttgctccgttttacacattttcacttttccgccCCGGGAAAGGGCACCGGGAATTCAAAATGCCACCATCGGGCCTCGGCGCACTCTAAAACCAATTTGGTGACAATTTCATGCTACAAATCTCCCATTATCATTCATCAGAACAAGCAAGTGTATAAAAAACCCGTGCTTTCCTCCGTGTGGGTggatccgtttttttcccaGTGGGTGGCAAATGTTGGGGAGGAGTAGAAAATCATTCGAAAGAGCTCTTCCTTTTAACAAGGAAGATGAGAAATACCTTCGTTGAAAAACATGCTTGATAATTGAATTGCTATCCATTtttatcctattttaaaaACAGATTTCTACAACTTCATGAACAGTTTATAATAGAAAAGATGAAGCACTGCATTCATTTTATGCCTTAAAAATCGGTAGCTTTTCCGGTACGTGTTACAGCGTGTTCCGTAAGGGTGTAACGATGAAAGGATTAAAAACTGGAGCATAAAAAGTGTCACTCAACCCTTTCcctcaaacccccccccccccccaccatgtactctgatgatgaaaatatgttttctccAATTCCACTGACGGCATTTGTCGTCCTGCGGCTGTGATTGGTGTGCTCGCATagcaaaaaggggaatcgAGGGGCTAGCGGAatgcgccatcatcagcatcgtcatgGCATGGCTCGCCACAATTACGGTCTACCACGCGCTCTAAACGAATGGTCCCCCTCTTGGGCCTCCCGGTCGAATGACTAACTTTTTGCTTCTGACGAACGGTGGACTCATTTGTTCCTAGTATGGTCacggtttgcttttttttgttccttgctgctgctggagcgtgAATTGTGAGCAGCAGGCTGTGGATGGTCCGCTGTCCATCCACGTGACGACAACTGTCGCTATGCGCCACACTCGAGCCGCCGGATGGCCGATGGCGACACGGATCCGTAGCCAGGCCCCGGAGGCTCTAGCGATTCCTCGACGATGTGTCCCAGAGTGTCGACTGTCGACTTACTTTTTCCATCACCGTTCCACCCCTCTAATTCATGAATATTCAACGCAACTTCAAGTGAGAAGAACAAATAAAACGGTGACAAAATGTGAAATAGATTTTTTATATCTTTACGGGCGCTAGTCCGGACATCGTCGTTGCTAAATTCCGCAACGCCTGAACGCGGTGCCAAGTTGATGAACGTAGCGAGAGTCGGAGAACCTCGAGCTTGATGGCACCGCAAACGGTCGGCGCCTCATTTccattaatttaaattgcttGATTGAAagtgattcctttttttctcgtcaaaagaggaagcgaaaaaaaacgtgGATATTCATCTTCAATATCCACTTACCTTCTCCATGATGCAGCCCCGTGGTATGGAAACTCAAACAAATCAAGGAAAAAGGCGGCTCATCAGTCGCCGTCCTCCATCAATCTCAAGCCATATCGATTGAAAGTCTGGAGCGATTGTTACATCGTCAGTTACGTACCTTTCAAGTGCACATTCGCGCTATCATCCTGAGCGGGGGACGCAGAGTTTccaccataaatcatacaaCGTGCGCGCCATGTCGTACCGCCGAGAAAGACCGTCATCCATCCAATCAGAGACAATTATCGAGTCCGCttcgcatcatcgtcatcgttgtcgctgATCCAGCGGAGTTTTCGCGACTCTTCTCTGTAATCCACGTTCCGTTCCCCCCTGCGAGATTGCTCATCGGATGGCATTATTAGGAATTGATAGTCTGCGTTGAtgcatttccaccattttcgccTGACATCCTTTGTTGTGGGAATCGATTTCCCAATCCCAGAAGTACGGGAAACTCGAAACAGTCCAGGTAGCTGGTAGCTCATCGTGTTTTTTCAGTtagatttaatttttctttcgcttttccgtgCGCATTTCCATATGCAGgattaaatcaaacaaacgccaTGCTAATGGAATAGAATCGAGATAAAAGCGAGTGTGTGGAGTGTATCAACGCTCCAGTGCCTTCCATTCCCTCCCTTGGATTTATACCGACTCTCTAGCCATGGAGCTGAAAACTCAATATCCTTCCAGCTCAACACAATTCACAGTAAACACCGAAACGGTTCCCCGAGTTTCCGCAAGCTGCATTGTCTCTTTCgttcgccaaccaaccaaccaacagtgTGCCAtcgcgaaagaaaaacgaacgaaagttgCAGGTtgcttcctcctttttttttgctgtcccaTACTTATCCGTGGCCAGGATGATGGGTTTTAGCCGTGCCGTGGTGAGGACGCGGATGCGAGCGCAAAAAATGCCTCCCACCAAATCCTCCCCCGGCTTACGATTTTCATCTGTTTTCAATTGTTGAGGCAACTCCAAAGCAGGAATATGGAGTGGTATGAGGACGAGGGCTTGGCACACATGAGGATTGTTGCACCTCCTCCACCGTATGAATTGAAATAATCCTTCTTCCACATTGCGTTCTTCCCACTCATTTTCCATCTGCCTTCCGGGAAAGCGTCGAGGTTTTCCCTGGTCGCCAGGGGAGCGCTGGTGCTAACGCACGAGTCTCTGTCCCTTGTAGCGATTCTGCTTTGATACCCAGTGTCCTAAACACCACAACGTGGGAGAGGATCTTCGTAATAAGAGGAGTTTAGCGAGAAGATGATGCGATACATACCACAACAGCATTTCCACAATCACTGATACGTGGTCTCGCGTTTCCGCTTATATCGAACATATTGCCAatctccgtccgtaagataccaactaaaaaaaaaaaaaaaaaaagaacatatTGCCAATGCTTTGGAAATGCCGGGGAATTGTTTTCTTTGCGAGGGAACTGTGGCAACCACGTGGTGGCGCTTATCTCTTTATTTGGTTGAAGCTCATTCTTTGCACCTGTCGCGAAGGGAAAATCCTAGTGAAAAGGGGCGatggaatgtttgaaaaacacACGTCAGATGAAAAGGGGaacaaaattgatgaaaaaagatattgaaattggaaatttcAGAATACCATTCAATGGCATAAGGCAAACAATGAATTTCATTAGTGCGTAATatctaaaaaaataaatgaaacacatAAGCCCACAGGTTTACTTATTGTGCTATTCCCGGTAGCTTTTGCATGCCGAAGACTTCTTTATTACTTCAagatcatttcaatttcacagATTATGAGATTCGAGTTTACAAAAGTTACTAAAAATACGCCAAACAGCGCTACTCAGCTCTAGTTGCCGGTAGACTGCTGTTCCGTCCCATTTCCGGAATGGCCGACTTTGCGTGGCTTAGTCTTATCCTTGAACTTGGCGTCCTGGTTCGATCTGGATTTGGCTTGCTCCAGTTCACCGTAGAGAGCGGTCATTTCGGCCGTCATGTCTTCCTGCACACGCTTCAGCTGTTCAATCTCAAGTAGcagctcttccttctccttcatttCCGCACTCGACAGCTTGCAGGCCACGTTTTTGAGCTCAAAGCTTAGTAGATACAGTTGTTCTTTGAGCTCCTTGTTTTCCGCCTTCAACAGATCCACCTCACTGGGAGTTTGGTTGGGATTCGCGCGTTTTCCGCCTTTCTTGGAAGCGCTCTTCTCGCCGTTTGCCACTGCCGAGATATCTTTGGTTTGAAACAGTGCCTTCATCTGTTCCTTGTTGATGATTTGCTTCGTTTCCAGATCGATTTGTTCGAAGAACGTGTAGTTCTTGTTGTACTCAGCCTCCACCTGtttccgctgccgctgctgttcctTTTGCTTCATATCGTTATCTACCTTTTCCTGAAACTCGTGCAACGAGAGCGTTTTCGGTTTGCGTGGTTTGGCAGCGGCGGACTGTTGTTTAGCATCTTTTTCGGCTTGATCATACTTTTTCTTGTTGGCCTCAAAGTCCAGCTTTGACTGTAGCAGCGCCTGTTCGAGGTCGTTCATGTAGCTCTTCTCCAAAATCTCCGTGTCCTTTTGCTGCCACTTGGACCACTGCTCGTTCTGTTCCGCCTCGTTCGGGCCTTTGTTCTTTGGTGGTTTCTGCAAAGAATAAATAGCGAATTAAGCGTTGAACGAGAACGGACAAGCGTGCGATGTATTTaccggtttttgtttcttttgtggttgttgtttggtggttcCGCTCttcacggcggcggcggcggccggttTCGACTTTTGCTTTGGTTTCCGGAACTCATCTTCATCACCTTCTATTTTCAACCCTTGGAATCGTGAAGGAACTACGGTGAACATGGTTTTGCGGCTTAAAATTATCGGCGGAatggaaaatcgggaaaaccgggaaatgggtttgtttacgttccggtgtttggtggaaaaccggTGATTTCGGGACCGTCTTCGAGCAGGTTCCGGGACCGTCTTCGAGCTGGTTTTTTCGAGTAGTTCGGTAGCGTTTTTCGAGAAGTGTGAGCGTTTATCTCGtgatttttaacaaaaaagtgTCCGGAACTCGGTTTCATTAGCACCGGTTAGGAGAAGAAACGCAACATTACGACAAAATGAATCGACGACGCCCGtacgaggacgatggcgacTTTTACGGAGGTAAAACGCTTTAACCTACAAAAAGGGCACCGCGGAAGGCGGAACCCCTAGCGCTCCGCCATGGTCCGTGTTGTAATCTGTCCCTTCCCCGATTCCAGAACGTAACAAGAAGCGCCGCAGGGTGTCGGAGAACCAGGAGATGGAGGAGCGGCTAGAAACGCTGATCCTGCGTGTCGGCGAGAACAGCACGTCGTCGCTGGAGTCCAACCTCGAGGGGCTGGTGTCGGTGCTGGAGTCCGATTTGGGGAACTTCCGCGCCAAGATCCTCCGCATCCTCTCCGAGTGTCCGATCAAGATGCCGGAAAAGTGTACGATCTACTCCACCATGGTCGGGCTGATGAATGCCAAGAACTACAATTTTGGCGGAGAGTTCGTCGAGTACATGGTGAAGACGTTTAAGGACAGCCTGAAGCAGTGCCAGTGGGATGCGGCCCGGTACGCTCTGCGCTTTCTGGCGGATCTCGTAAATTGTCACGTCATCTCGACCGCttcgttgctgcagctgctggacaGTATGGTAGATGCGGCCAACGAGGACAACGTGCCGCAGGTGCGCCGCGATTGGTACGTGTTCGCGGTGCTGTCCACCCTGCCGTGGGTTGGTCGTGAGTTgtacgagaagaaggaaagtgCGCTGGAGAATCTGCTCGTCCGCATCGAAGTGTTTCTCAACAAGCGTACCAAGAAGCACCACAATGCGCTGCGCGTTTGGTCGGTGGATGCTCCGCACCCACAGGAGGAGTATCTCGATTGTCTGTGGGCCCAGATCCGGAAGCTGCGGCAGGACAATTGGGCAGAAAAGCATATACCTCGACCGTATCTGGCCTTCGATTCGGTGCTGTGCGAAGCGCTACAGCACAACATTCCGGcgatccatccaccaccacatcaGGATTCGTTCGAATACCCGATGCCGTGGGTCGTTTATCGTATGTTCGATTACACGGATTGCCCACCGGGACCGATTCTTCCCGGAGCGCACTCGATCGAGCGGTTCCTCATCGAGGAGCATCTTCACTCGATCATCGAGACGCATCGCTGGGAGCGCAAGGATTGTGCCATCCACTTGCTGTATCTGTCGTACAAGGACAAAATCCCACTCGAGTACTGCATCGTGGAGGTCATCTTTGCCGAACTGTTCCACATGCCTACTCCGCGCTACCTCGAGATTTGCTACGGATCCATTCTGATTGAGCTGTGCAAGCAGCAACCATCCAAGATGCCACAGGTGCTGGCCCAGGCAACGGAGATTCTTTTCATGCGCATCGATTCGATGAATACGTCGTGCTTTGACCGCTTCGTGAACTGGTTCTCGTACCATCTGAGCAACTTCCAGTTCCGTTGGTCTTGGGACGATTGGGATAGCTGTCTGCTGCTCGAGAACGAGCATCCACGTCCAAAGTTCATCCAGGAGGTGCTTCTCAAGTGCTTAAGGTAAAGGGACATCAACCAACCCCGCAGTTCGCACTGTCTAATACGCgctcttttgctttccagATTCTCTTATCACGATCGCTTCAAGGAGATGATGCCTGAGGCGTACGCAAAGCTGATCCCGAAATCACCGGCACCGCAGTACAAGTACACGATGGAAGGAGCCGGTAAGTGGCTTGTTCTATTAATCTATGAATTATCTTTATtttgacaaaaacaaaataacaaaattatTGCCACCACTGGCACGGTGCCACCCGTGGGTCACACTCTCTTCTTGGTCTCTTCTCTGGTTCGTTGCTagtgttgttgtcgttgttgttcggTTTGGCttcgctttttcttcctcttctttcacacactctctctctctctattctccGACCGGTCCCACTGAGGGTGGCTCGAAATTTGGCTGCTTGGTTCGCACAGGGGTGTTGGATCGGGTCACAGGttgataaataatataattaaattaGGAATAATTTAAAGTCCCTCAGATTCCGGGGGAGCGGCTTACGACACTAAAGGCAGATCAATGGGTTATTGCATGTCAGGtcaccatgacgacgacgacgattacTACGGgaatgcatttcatttcgaaagaTCCTCCTTGACTGTCGTGCGCTTGGTGTCATTggcctcatcgtcatcacggAGTTCCACATCGTCCAGTGTCGTGGCGGGGGTGGTAGCGATCGTCGTTTCACTTACACTCTCCGTGACACCATGGCTCTCGGTTACACTCGCGTCGGTTTGACTGAACATGTCCGCGTCGATCTCGTTCTCGGTCGTATCGATCGTGTCCTGCTGCTCCACCTTTTGGCTGATTTCGTTGCTCTCTATCGGCTTGCTGGTAGTGGCGCTAGTGGTCGTTGTAGAGACAGTCGTCGTTTCAGGCACTTCCGATTCCTGCTCCGTCTGATTGACGATCGCCTTGGCGTGATTGATGATCGACATCGTAAGATCTTCGATCGCAGAACCGAGCGAACGTCCAGCTGACGTGTCTTTAGTCTcagcgacaccagcaccagctcctgATGCTGTTTCCGTGGCGTCACTTGCCTCAAAGAACACGACATTCGGTTCATTCGTATTGACCGGCGTAACATTAGCCTTCACCATGACGTACTCCTTCTCCGGTTCGTTAATCTCCAGCGCATCGTGCTTATTTTCAGCGACCTGTTTAGCTACCATTTGGTCAGCCACGGCCAGCTCATCCACGATCTCTTCCGTGGCATCCCGTTTGATTTTCTCAACCTGGGTCGT is a window of Anopheles aquasalis chromosome 2, idAnoAquaMG_Q_19, whole genome shotgun sequence DNA encoding:
- the LOC126581335 gene encoding nuclear cap-binding protein subunit 1 codes for the protein MNRRRPYEDDGDFYGERNKKRRRVSENQEMEERLETLILRVGENSTSSLESNLEGLVSVLESDLGNFRAKILRILSECPIKMPEKCTIYSTMVGLMNAKNYNFGGEFVEYMVKTFKDSLKQCQWDAARYALRFLADLVNCHVISTASLLQLLDSMVDAANEDNVPQVRRDWYVFAVLSTLPWVGRELYEKKESALENLLVRIEVFLNKRTKKHHNALRVWSVDAPHPQEEYLDCLWAQIRKLRQDNWAEKHIPRPYLAFDSVLCEALQHNIPAIHPPPHQDSFEYPMPWVVYRMFDYTDCPPGPILPGAHSIERFLIEEHLHSIIETHRWERKDCAIHLLYLSYKDKIPLEYCIVEVIFAELFHMPTPRYLEICYGSILIELCKQQPSKMPQVLAQATEILFMRIDSMNTSCFDRFVNWFSYHLSNFQFRWSWDDWDSCLLLENEHPRPKFIQEVLLKCLRFSYHDRFKEMMPEAYAKLIPKSPAPQYKYTMEGAASLPGTATAHKLVVAIRKKCNASEVLTELNDLPNPREGSEADMTESTFNPLKIDVFVQTLLNLGSKSFSHTFAAISKFHAVFKALAETEEAQICILHNMFELWVDHQQMMVVIVDKLLKVQIVECSAVATWVFSKEMVGEFTKMYLWEILHLTIKKMNQHVTKLSREMNEAKENLARTAESSSSESEEEGGGAGGTSNTPKRRKNADGTAEKPTEEQVERMEEKLEAAYVDQKRLFLIIFQRFIMILSEHLVKCDTDGREYNTDWYRWTIGRLQQVFMMHHEQVQKYSSTLESLLFTSDLDPHILDVFHQFTALRA
- the LOC126581333 gene encoding G kinase-anchoring protein 1-like; the encoded protein is MFTVVPSRFQGLKIEGDEDEFRKPKQKSKPAAAAAVKSGTTKQQPQKKQKPKPPKNKGPNEAEQNEQWSKWQQKDTEILEKSYMNDLEQALLQSKLDFEANKKKYDQAEKDAKQQSAAAKPRKPKTLSLHEFQEKVDNDMKQKEQQRQRKQVEAEYNKNYTFFEQIDLETKQIINKEQMKALFQTKDISAVANGEKSASKKGGKRANPNQTPSEVDLLKAENKELKEQLYLLSFELKNVACKLSSAEMKEKEELLLEIEQLKRVQEDMTAEMTALYGELEQAKSRSNQDAKFKDKTKPRKVGHSGNGTEQQSTGN